Sequence from the Notolabrus celidotus isolate fNotCel1 chromosome 14, fNotCel1.pri, whole genome shotgun sequence genome:
AGgttgaaaaggaaagaaaagctgTTGAGACCCAGGATTTACTTTTTATAGAGACTATCAAAATGGTTCAGGCCTACGTGACTTAAAGCATCCTCAGTACAGCACACACTAAGGAAAAGCACTGACTACATTTTGGGAATATTAGAAGATTTCTGCTTAttcagaaatatatttaattaaatctTGTAGATTTGTAGTACTCACtactaaatacacagagcagGCAGTCAGTTCCGTCACAGGTAGGAAGGAAGTCGAATATAAAATGCACATCTGGCCTCAATAAAAAGGTCATATAAAAAGTTTATTATGAATAATCCATTAATTTGGGTTCTTTTTAAGCTGTAAAATTCACATTTGGAGTTTTAGTACCAGGGATCTTGTGTTTCTTGGGTATTGTTACAGATTATGATGcttaatattaaataaacagTTTCATGCAAGGTAAATGTAACTTGAGATGTTTGTGATTTTGAACACAAGATGTGTGAACTTGATGCTGTTCTGCACTGAGACATAAGATGTTGATAGAGGGCTTGTTACTGGGATTTAGCTCAGAAGAGGGGCTGGGGAAACTAAAATGTAATCTACTGTCTCCACAGGATATGTCAAATAAACTGGTGTATAAAAGTTCACTGAAGGAATTGCAACTTGAAGATAAAAAGTAAAGTTGTTTGAACTTAAAAAAGCACCTCTGTGTAAAACATTTGTGTTCCAGGTAAAGACAAGCTCAAGAGCAGGTGTAACAAGGGATACACATTACATTTGTACATCTCTATGTTCAAGCCTTCAATAAAGCATTAACAGCTGACATAAGGAGTTAGGTTGAAGTCACCTTTCTTTCCAgtaattgaaatattttagtccgtAAAGATCTTGTTTGCATCCCATAAATAACTGGGTTTAAATTAGCCGGGACCACGTGGAACAAAATATATGCAATCTTCCTCAGGTCTGGGTAATCTGGGAAACGGTGCAGTATGATTGTTAAAGAGCCTGACCACAGCATTATGAGATACAGAACCAGGTGGCTGGCACATGTTTGCAGCGCTCTGTTattcagctctttgtttttacTGATCCAGCAGACGAGAGCTATCCTAAAGTAAGTGACAATTATGCCTCCCATCGAGCAGCTAAACAGCAGCACAGTGAAAAACAGTCCGTAGATATTATTGATTGACACATCATCACAGGAGAGTTTGAACAGTGATGCATTATCACAATAAGCGTTTTGTATGAGTGATCTACAGCGAGACAGCCTCACTGTGAGACCGATCAGCACAGATACGAGGATTAATGACACCCCCCATGCTGTTGCAGACAGCCCAATCACAGTTTTAGTGGTCATAATTGAGCTGTACCTTAAAGGGTGACATATTGCAACATATCTGTCTATCGCCATGATGACAAGGATCATATGTGAGGCAGACCCAAACGTGTGGCTAAAAAATGCTTGAATTGCACACTGTCTGTAGGTGACAAAGCGTTCTGTTGAAATGATGTGAGCCATCAGCTGAGGCAGCAGGACCGTGTTACCGATCAGATCATTGACAGACAGGTTGCAGAAGAGTATATACATCGGCTGGTGCAAACTCTTCTCAGTGATGATCAGCACAAGGACTCCGATGTTGgaaaaaagcagagagaagtAGACGAACAGCagtaagaaaaagagagggtATGTGAACTCTGGAGATATGCTGAAGCCTTGGATCTCTAGGATTTCACCTGATACAGTCATGTTGCTTTTCATTGCTCAAccggataaaaaaaaatactagaagaggaaaaaagaagaatcaTAAAtcatcagaataaaacaaatacatcagTACATTATGTATTTTCTATGTAGTGACAGTACTTACTTTTTATGACTGGTGAATTTTGACTTCTTCTCCTGTACAAATACTGAAATGGTGTGAAAGATATACTGTGCAGATTAAAttaagcacacacatgcacagatgatggTCATGCACCTTAAAGTGGCATAGAATCAGTAAATGCTCAACAAAACCTACAATCAGGCATATTTACAGTGCTGTACGATGAAAAAAACCTATATTACACTTGTTCTCCCAGATGTCTCCACCTTATGAGCAATGACCGATATCCCTCATCAGCAGCCAAATCTTCATCTCTTTTATCTTCAGGTGAGGAACATTTGATGGTGCCCTCCCCGTTAGAGCTCCAGGGTATTGTACGACCAGGGTAATACTCTTTTTTTTAGTAATACATTCATGTTACATGCAATACATGTTGAAGTGTAACAGGCAAGTTGTGTTTGAAAAGGTccctgaggtcaaaggtcagatatCATCACAGCTAATTTTGTGTCCaaaatccctctctctctacttaTCTAAATACTTTATCATTTGGATGTCACCCCCTACTCTCTCACCACATTTCGCATCCACTCAAGCTgccctatcaataaaggcaaccccccccccccccccccctgaacataataaaaacaaaaacaataaactgaattttaaattaaaagttaaaCACAAGAGAAAAGGTTTTTTTATGCACATTAAAAAGCAGAAATTCTGAAAAGAATCAAAACCTGAGTAGTGAGGCATCACACAGTCTTGATATGTCTGCAAGTCAAAATAAACTAGGTGTGACCCTACATGTCACACTCACTCATTCAGGCTACTTTCACACAATGACAGTAGAGGCTGTgatgttaaaaattaaaaattgtaACCAATGCCATTCACATATGGCTGTCTATGCCACTGAGAACATCTCAGGGTCCAGTTTCTTGCCCAAGGAAACATCAGTATGTGGACTAACAGAGTGGATCTAAAGAAGTAGACTGACAGGTCACCTGTGTGAACACAAAGTGTGTGAAATATCCATTACAGAGGCCCCAGAAGCATTGAGAGGGTCGAATCAATTATCAGAGCAGTGTATGAGTCCATGGTGTCCACTTCTCTAGGGTGAGATGATTACTTTCTCCTGATGTCCTAATGTCCTTACAACCCTTCTGTGTTCTCAGTGTACGTCCTTAAGCTCCCAAAGGCCCGATGTGACCACTTCAGTGCTCTATTTCAATTAAGATTTATGTCTTCTGAGACTGAAAAGTAAAACCGAAAAGAGATAATCGCACAATTATGACAAGTTTTGCCTCTTATGATTGATTTGGAAACTGGACATCATCATCTCAGATGTGAACTCCTTTAATTTCACACTGCAGATGATTGTgtgaaaaaatgacacaaaGCAAGTTTTATGTTGTGGGACTTTGGAAGCAGAGTGGAGGATTCTGGCACGTTGTGTGACTTTAACATAATCTGTAGATTTCATCTGATAGAGTGGTTTACATATAcaaacatttaatcattttagaCTAGGATTCAAATGTTTACAGGTTGTCACATGTTTTGCTGCGTCACACGTAACAGCGTCTCTGAGGATTTATTAAACAAGGAGTGTCATTATCGACCGGAGGCTCACTGATTGTCGGGGGATTAATTACAAAGTGAAACAGTTAATAACACACTGTTTACTTGAATCTCAGAGGGGCTcattaataaatgtgttttgacAGAGTAATGAGGCTGCTGTCTGATGTAACCCTGATGGTTTGTGGTCTATTTAGTTACATAAAATATTACTGTTGGCCTGATTTGAAAAGTTAGGGTAGGTAAAATATGGTAAAAATGGGGCGCAGGTTTACCGTAATGGTTATGTTTGGCCCCCCATGGAGAGAGGCTATAGACTTTAAGTGGGCGGCCTGGGTGCGATCCAAATCTGGTGCCCCTTTTTCTGCGCgtcacccccctctctttctcctggtTTCATCTCTCTCCTGTTTCCTATCCTCTCATAAAGAtaattcctctttaatctcAATACAAACTTTTCAAAGTAAGAGGAATTTTAAAAGAGGACTTTTGATTCAATTGGAGTAAGAGTTTTGTCCTGAGACAGAAATACTGTAGGCTTAAAATTGGCCTTGTTGGTTGACCAGTCTCAAACATCAATCTTTGAGTTTACCGACTAAAGTGAAGTAAATCTTTAAATACATGATGCCCAGCCTCTTATCATCAACTGTCCCATCATGTTCTGTCATTGATACATTCAGTAAATATTACATTTGAGAAAAAGCTTTAAACAATGCCTCCTAGGGGCCTTTACTTGTAatgtgaaacaaatgttatcacTATGAGGTGTCACCAACATTTGTACCAAACATTACAACATAAAATGAAACCTCACCTCACTGTTTACCTGTTTGGATAAAAGACACAGGAATAAAAATCCAAGCTTTGTTGACCTGACAGCCCAGATCCTCGTCAAATCAAACAAACCTTTAGTGCATCATAACCATCATATTGCACTAAAAAAATGTTGGCATGTTTTTCAATTGATCATGGATATTTTGTCTTTGTATGAGACATTCAGCAGGGCATCAACACAGCTCTCTCTAACACACCTACTACTACCACCACTATCTGTAAATACCTTTGTGCATGTCCAACTTATGTATCCTATTTCATTCAAGATCATTTGGATCTTCGTTTTACTTTCTGAGCCTGTTATTTCTCATGATGCTGTCATTTATGATGCTCATCTTGTTATATTCTATCAATGAGGCGAGGATAATCAGTGCAGCCTTTTAAACTAACACCAGACACCAGACGATAAAATACATTCCTTAGGTTACTTCTATTTGAAGTTAAGTAGTTTGAGAACACACTTTTGGTTATGTGttgctttaaaaatattgatgtGAAGTTTCTAATCATTCGTTGTCatcagtctctattttattaGCACTATTATTCTAGTCTATGAGTGGACAAACAAACTTGAGCTTTTCTTATCAGGGGAGTTAAGAAGTTTGTCCAGATAATACTCATCTTAAGATATCAGAATCTTAAGTAAGTCATGGGCAATCCCAGAAGCCCTTGCTGATGTAACCACCAGGTTGAGGTTCTGGTTGTGGTGTCAATAAATAGGCAGGGTCACTGCAGTTCTTCATATTTCATGCAGCACTGCCTTGCTTCTACTCTGCTGTTAAATCCATAACTTACAACTGCTGTACACTTTGATGCACTCTCGTATAATGACACTGCACCACTGCTGTTCTTCTCTATCTTTGTAAAAATGGAAAATGAATCGTTTGATTTTAGATCTGAGTTGACCATGGATCCTTTTATCATCCCACCTGGAGGGAAGTATCCCATCTTTTTTCTTGGCATTGCAATTTATATTTTTGCTGCTTTCTGCAACCTGACTTTGTTGACTCTGATCATTGTGAAGAAGAACCTTCACAAGCCCATGTATTTCATCCTGTTCAGCCTTCCCCTCAATGATCTAATAGGAATAACTGCGATGCTTCCTAAAGTTCTGTCAGACATTGTTACTGAGACGAACAATGTTTACTATCCTCTCTGTGTCTTACAAGCTTTTCTGCTGCACATGTACAGTGGAGGTATTCTGTTCATTCTTGCAGCCATGTCGTTTGATCGTTATGCAGCCATCTGTTTGCCGCTACGCTACACCTCCATCATGACCCCCAGAGTGGTCATCTTAATCGTGTCTCTAGTTTGGGGTCTTGACTTTATCCTGATTGTGTCACTGTTCTCTCTGCAGACCAGACTTCCCAGGTGTCGGTCTGTTATAATGAATGTGTTCTGTGATAACCCCTCTCTGCTGAAGCTCACATGTGGAAACACGACTGTTAATAACATCATAGGTTTGTTTAACACGGCCGTCATGCAGGTGGTTAGTGTGTCTGTTCAGGCGTTCTCCTATGTGAAGATTCTGATCACCTGTGTGCTTTCACGGAGGTCTGAAACAAAGGCGAAAGCTGTCAACACGTGTGTGGCTCAGttagtcatcatcatcatttttcaGATTGTGGGAACTTTTACTATTATATCTCACAGGTTTAAAAATGTCTCAGCTGACCTGCAGAAGATAATGGGCATGCTGATTTTTCTCGTGCCTCCACTTCTGAATCCGATTGTTTATGGGCTTTACACAAGTGAGATACGAAACACTTTACTGACAGTCTTAAGAAAGAGCAGAGTGTCTGTATAAATCAAACACGAGGCAGGAAGGGCATGAACTGTCTCTTTTTACTGTTCTCACCATCATGGCAGTGTGTGCCATCTCAAGAGAGTGTGAATTGTGGAGGATAATGTTGAAACAATAACAAGTACATGAGCTTAAACTTGTACATGACatgcagacagaaaataaacagcatTAGGGAGCTGTGACTGAAACTTCTGTTACAATACAAGCATCAAATAAAGCTCAGCACAGCCAGGCCCCTTCAACTTTTGATAGTGACTTGTTGCCTGTAAATACTGTAGTCATAAAATTCAGTTGTGAATGTTGACTTTACATGTCACCCCCAACTCTGACAAGAACCTGTTTCTattcttatcttttattttgtgttttttatgcagtATGCACCCAGTTCTTTATAGAGATAGGTTTATACAGTAGTTGCATATAGGGATATAGCTGCACACTTCAAATAGTCTTACAAGTAATACACCTTTTTAAAACTGTGCAGCATTGGCTTACATGACCTGCTGCAGTGGTTTACATGAATCGTCCTTTTCATATttgatattaattatttttaccTATACTTTTGACTTTGCAGCctcattttaatatattttctttcttttaaaatgaaactcatatttctaacatttcacatttttcataATATGTATGATTTATGATTTTTATGATATGTATGATTTATTTCATAATGTTTCGTCAATGAACTGAGATTAATTAATTTTGAAACTGTTTTCTCCTAACTTgtaatgtttgttattttatatcTTTTGAGATGATACTTAAAGTTGTTACTCTGCATCTTTGAAAATGAGGATCAGCACATTCTGCAGCTGGAGGTTAATATTTGAAAGTGTGTTGATGTTTGCCATGGGGTGTATTAATAAAGTCAAAATATCTTGaaacatacatttcatgttgttGAGTAACTTATTgattattaaatgttaaaaggtGCAAAATAACAATatgaagtatttttttctcatcagagTCCAATCACAGtgaaaaactcaaatcttaccGAATGCATTTCTTTCATTGCTAATACAAATCTTGCATTACACTTAATATCAGTTACACTGACCTTACATGTCTagatcttatttcaagatataaaAAACTTTGATTTTTATGAGTAAAAAAGCTTCCGTTgagaatttattttctttttctgctgtgATGGAAACTCTTTACATATAGTCAAGTATGATTTCGTATTTAGAGAATGAGCTGaggcaagaaaaataaaagtataagCTGCAGACAAGATGGTGAAGCACAATTCTGCTTCTTCTCCTGACCGCTCACACCTCCTCATATCACAGCGAAAGAGGTTAAAGTCTTGAATCCCTCACTGGATCATTTATTCAACATAATAAGTTTCATACTATgtctgtcctgtcattaaagtcATTTGGGTCACTGTGCATTGTACTGTCTGGTGTTATGATCATAAACAGAATGAATAGGACACTGACTGATTTAGTTTTTACTTATTCCTGATAAACTCCTAGCAAAAACTCTACTGCTAAGCAATATTTATATCATTGATCAGACTGGTCCTGATAACCAGATGATACTTAACTTGATCTGACCGAGTCTGATGGGTTTGGGCTTCCTGAATATACAAAGCTCTGATCAAAAAAATAGTATTTAATCAGTTATCTGAATGCCTCATCGAGAGGCCTTTTTGATTCATGTATAGGTCAGCATCAGACTTTAATTTAGCTAGTGTTAAAGATACGTAGATTGAGAGTGGATGATCTCTGATGGAAAAGGATTGGTTACATTTTAGGTAAATAAACTGGCTAAGAGCCTGTAATAGGCCGGAGAATTGTTCAGGGTGGATAAGTGGTAAAGGCAATGGATGTATTGTATCGGGGCAGGGTACCAAAGGGACTTCTCACTATGATGGGTGcaaaagaacaaacaaggaaTTACAAGTTAACTGTTCATTAAGCAGTAACTTGCGTTTGCATGTTTAAATAGAGCAGCTTGTCATTCTTTAATTGGTGGATAATACGGAATTGAGTAAGgaactaaaagaaaaaacaccttTAATGAGGAATCTTtgattttgatataaatatggaTGGTGTTCTTTCATTGTAAAACAGTGAAGTCAAAATACTGCCAGCTGGTCTAATGTCTGGCCTAGTACTACACCTTGTCACCAGGGGGAACTCTTAACAGTCTATGTCCGGTGAATCAAGAACTCCCCTTATAATTGCCTATTTTGGAGTATATATTAATTCTTGAATGATAGCTTACTTGAGCAGAAACTGAGATCCAATATTTATGAATCGTTAGGTCATGACATTTCACAAATCAATCATTACAAACAATGTCTCATAATTATAATCTGTACATTTGCTTCACTCTGTTGTATACTCATTATTTTGTTGTCTTTAGCCGCTCTGTGAAACTGACTCTACAATATGAAATCACAAATGGTTTACTGAATGTAAGTTCAGCATTAATTCTCTCTTTTCAAAATggtagttttatgtttttttgcagtaaacataATCATCCTATTCAAAAAGCATTACATCACACAAGTCTTCCCAGCTACATtgtgtcagtcatgtcctgTAAACCGTACTCCAGTGGGTGATGTACGTGTCCACCCATTTGCCTTCATGCCAATAAAAAGGCAGGGTCTGTATATCTCCTGACATATCCCACTGCAGGTGAGTACAGGACATGATCACAGGTGAGATACTACAGGCAGAAGGGAAGTGAATTATTCCACACCATTTGTTGTAAGAGatcaaatgtatgtttttctattttacagCTGGACATTTTCCCTTCATAGATTTACAGAAGAAGCTCCAGTAACAACATCAGAATAGTGTAGAATTATGTCCACAAATGCATCTTCTGTAGTGTTACTCACACTGGAATCACTGGGTTTATCTAATGTATCTATGTATCCTGCTTTTCTGCTTGGGACTTTAACATACCTGTTTATTATGTTATGTAACTTGTTGGTATTATTGGCTATAGTTCATAGTAAAAAGCTTCAGAAGCCCATGTTTATCCTGCTCCTTAACCTGCCCATCAGTGACATGGTGGGTGCTACAGCGTTCTTCCCTCATATTATGCTCAGCATCGTGACACAGAACAGACTCATCTCACACCCTGCATGTGTCATACAGGCTTTCCTCATTCATGTGTACGGTACAGGGAACTTATTAATCCTGACTGCCATGGCTTATGACAGATACATCGCTATATGTTGTCCTTTAAGGTATAACACCATCATGAGTCCAAATAACCTGATCAAAATCCTTGTAATAATTTGGTTACTTAATCTGTCATTGATGGGCACACTCATTGCAATGCTCTCACGCTTTAAACTCTGCAGGACTCATATTGTAGATTTGTACTGTAACAACCCGTCTCTCTTAAAGCTGGTCTGTGGGGACACCAGAGTAAACAACTACTTTGGATTATTCACCATAGCCATAATCCAAGGCGGGCCACTAGTGGTAATATTGTACACTTATGGACAGATTCTGCGTACATGTGTTATGAACAGTCAACCTGACGCCAGGAGGAAAGCCATTCAGACATGTGGCACGCATTTAGTGGTTTGTTTAATCCTAGAAATCAATACTTTCGTGACTCTCATTGCTCACCGCATCGATAGTGTGTCACCTTTCATGAGAAGGGCTCTCGGTGTGTCAGTTTTAGTTTTTCCCCCATTTTTCGACCCGATTATTTACGGACTGAAAACAGCAGAACTCAAAGAGAGCATTAAAATGCTCCTAAGAAGAAACATAGGAGCAACAAAGCCTTTTTAGTTATTACTGTAGGATATAACATTTTAAGTTATTGTAAGAAcatttactgttaattttcaaATGTCTAAATAGGTTCAGTTCATGATGAATGATTTAATCCTTTCACATTTGTTGTTGTGACGACCTGATGTGTGATTACATATTTTGTAATTGTTGTCACACCTCAAGTccacatttaaatcaaagtgtTCTCAACAGCAtcaccaaactttaaaaaagatcaTATGATTATTTCAGCTTCTCTTAATAcatgataaaaaatatatcctTAATAAACATAAACTTAAATGAATGTGggactgtttttgtattttaaccCCAAGGTGGACAAATCATTTAAGGTTATTCCATTCATATAGTGACTGctgtaaataaaagacaattaaAATATGGATCTTTATCTGACtttacaagaaataaaaagagtgaaTATATTCTGATGTTTGAATGtactatgtttttttaatttgtacctATACTTGTTGTTCAAGGGAACTTTTGGAGGATATGTTTGATATCCTTaacaattaaataaactttaacttataaatgaataaattgtATAtgatgaaaatgtataaaaaaattgTTTGCTGCAATATTTTCTTAAATATGAGCAATGTCGAACAGATGTTGAAATAAACTAAGAATGTTAAGTAATGCATCAGTTTGCATATAATTATCTTCATCAGTGTCTTTAACAACAGAATCTCATCAAAGTCAGTAGCATGTCTGACGTTGCTGAGACATTTTCTGTGCTTTAATTATGAACAGGGATTAAAGATTGAACCGAATAAACAtacagatatataaataaactctgTAAAAAGAAAGGAGTTTGATTCAGATCAAAACAATTTCACAACCTTAATCACTTTTTTGATGATTTTTCACGGCAGGACTATGTGGTCACTTTTGCAGGTTTAAGAATATCTGAGcacttttaaatacttttaaGTTATCTGCTAAAAGAGTGTTAGACCagtgtaaaaacatgaaaatacataaatcaCTGTTAAAAAGTTGGAACTTCATGTCAGAGTGCTTTGTGTTTAAATTTTGGCACTTTTATGACCTCTCAGCAGCTCTCCTTTTTCATGACATGTTCTGATACAAGCGAACACATCTATGACAAGACACCTCTCTCTTCAAGACAAGGTTTTATACTGTACACACCATAACTGAGTCTGTTCAGAACTCTGCTGGGTCCAACCTCAATTGTTCAACTGTACAACTTTGAAAATGTGCCATCCTCTGGCATCAGTTCTCATTTGGTCTTCTGCGTATATTCTCTGCACTGAGGAGCTGACCCAAAGGAAATGGGTACAATTCAAGCTTTCTGCAACTATGAGCACAACAGGTGTCAAAGTGGGTGTTAGGCAAACATCCTCGAAtgtcatctctctgtctctcttcctctctgctgttctccaatatgtgaacacacactgatgccCTGGCTTTTGGGTTCCCTGCTCTCTCTACAGCACTTCTCAACCAGGTACATGTCCCATAAGAAGAGGATGCAGAATCACATAAGTTTGCAGTCACCAGATTTTGAGCTTCTTGCCCTGAACTTGCTCAATAAAACTTAATTCAATATACTTTACTGAtccatcatttaaatcaataaagcaCTAAGTGCTGGTTTATGTTGATTTTATAATAAATTTTTCTCTGGATTACATTTAAGATTTGTATtctcttatttttctctttatttcattgtttttttattttaccattttaagtttgggtttttttattcaaaatattttgGGGGTATTTCTGCTTTTATTAGATGGGACGGCCAAAGAGAGACAATGAATGTGTGGAGTAGAGTGTGAGGGATAATATGCAGCACAGGGTTGTGGCCAGGAGTCAAGCCTGCAACAGGTGCAATGAGGACTTACAGCCCCTGTATATGGAGTGTACCCCATAACCGCTACCATAGCCCCCTACCTTGAGTTTTAACTCTTTTATACTACATCTATTGTtttcatattattatttaatgataGATGTTGCtctaacatatatatattttttacctaATGCATGCATTGAGGAGTGAGGGGTATCACATTATTTATATTGCTTTACCTGATTctctgcagcactttgtgttacattaATGTTGAATAAAAAGTGCTATAACAAATACAGTCtaaataattgattgattttattgcaaAGATATCACATTGAGCATTTCTTATAATAAATATGTGAGTCATCTACATCTgttatgttttcaaaatgagtGCATTTTTAATTTCAGACATTAATAAGTACTACTAATGTTTctcaaaggtgcagtgtgtaggatTTAACGGCATTTGGAAGAACAGATTTTGTAGAAATGGAAtgtaatatttataaatatgttttaagtaGTGTATGATCATAATTATCATAAATCACAGAAGCCACCAGAGTGTTTCAGTCTGGAATCTGACAGTTGCATACAATTATTATCccttttctacacactgtacctttaaggtgTAGCTTAGAGTGAAACACACAATATGTAAAGCATTACCTCTCCTGCAATGAGTCGGTCTATGCAGCTCCTGACTACTTCAGACAGTACAGTAAAGTCAAGTTTGGATTATTTGCCCTGATAATAACAAACTGATTCAAAATTCTTCAATACCGTGATTAAACTTTGTCCATGTCAGTGTAAGGCTGGTGGTGGGTTGAAGAACATATTCTATGTTATTCCAAATCCCCTTGTGAGCCAGTCTTTTAGTCATtgtcaaaacaaaatgatgatCAACATGAACTATTATTCTCCTGGGAGCTACCTGATTGAACATCACTATCACATCACTGATCACTAGGGTCACTCCTATAAAGCTGCAGAACCCTCTGAACGTCTTCCCAGTTAGTCTTTGACTGGTTTGTGGCTttgtttctccttgtttgtgcaATATATTTTTGGCTTGTATGTAAATGCATTTCctgttctgtttttcctcttagTGCATTTTATTCCTGAAGTTTTGGTCAGACTGATAATCCAGAACTCTAAAACCTGCTATTTCTATTAGTACACTTTGTGATAAAGTGTGTGTGGAGTAAAGATACGTGTACACAAAGTGAAGTTGTGTGGAGGAATTAGGCTTTAATTTGGTAAGTTCTGTCTtgaatttaaattcaaatgtgATTTCTATAGTTTTTTCATCATGCATTTGCATTCTGTATTTTATCCTCTCACTTCCTTGCTAAAAAGAAGCTTTGTTTGAAATGCTTTTGTATTCCATGAAGACATTTTTGAttctttttcagcttttttagAGATGAAAATGAACGTGTACAACACCTCCTCAGTTTTGGTGTTGAACAGCTACAATTTCTCCTCTGAAGTTGTCTTTCCTGCTTTCCTCTTTGCAACTCTGAGCTACATGATCATCCTTTTCTGTAACCTCATCCTGATCCTCACCATCATACTGAACAAATCTCTGCACCACCCCATGAATCTGATCCTGCTGAACCTCCCGGTCCATGACCTGATTGGGGCGTCAGCTTTCTTCCCACAGATCATTAAGGAGATACTGACAGACAGCAGGACGATGCAATACTCCACCTGTGTGGCTCAGGCTTTTTTTATCCACATCTATGCAGGAGGGTCGGTGTTCACTCTGACTGCCATGGCGTATGATCGTTACATAGCCATATGCTGTCCTCTGAAATACAACACAGTAATGACTAATGCTCACATCATGAGACTGATCACATTTGTGTGGGCGAGTAATTTAGTCACCATGGGTGtgctttttattctgcttttacGTCTCCCTCGCTGTCGATCTGAACTCACACAGCCCTACTGTGACAACCCCAGTCTGCTGTCTCTGGTCTGTGCCAACACGACCATCAACAACATCTACGGGCTGGTTGTAGTGGCAGTC
This genomic interval carries:
- the LOC117825986 gene encoding olfactory receptor 52E4-like gives rise to the protein MNVYNTSSVLVLNSYNFSSEVVFPAFLFATLSYMIILFCNLILILTIILNKSLHHPMNLILLNLPVHDLIGASAFFPQIIKEILTDSRTMQYSTCVAQAFFIHIYAGGSVFTLTAMAYDRYIAICCPLKYNTVMTNAHIMRLITFVWASNLVTMGVLFILLLRLPRCRSELTQPYCDNPSLLSLVCANTTINNIYGLVVVAVSQVIANGMILYTYLQILIACFRSNRSDTKAKALQTCATHLTVFLLLECLGLFTIISYRLGSISPHLRRFLGMSTLIFPPTLNPIIYGLRTKEIREKIMHFFKNKILPS
- the LOC117825689 gene encoding olfactory receptor 52B2-like, with product MENESFDFRSELTMDPFIIPPGGKYPIFFLGIAIYIFAAFCNLTLLTLIIVKKNLHKPMYFILFSLPLNDLIGITAMLPKVLSDIVTETNNVYYPLCVLQAFLLHMYSGGILFILAAMSFDRYAAICLPLRYTSIMTPRVVILIVSLVWGLDFILIVSLFSLQTRLPRCRSVIMNVFCDNPSLLKLTCGNTTVNNIIGLFNTAVMQVVSVSVQAFSYVKILITCVLSRRSETKAKAVNTCVAQLVIIIIFQIVGTFTIISHRFKNVSADLQKIMGMLIFLVPPLLNPIVYGLYTSEIRNTLLTVLRKSRVSV
- the LOC117825690 gene encoding putative gustatory receptor clone PTE01, producing MSTNASSVVLLTLESLGLSNVSMYPAFLLGTLTYLFIMLCNLLVLLAIVHSKKLQKPMFILLLNLPISDMVGATAFFPHIMLSIVTQNRLISHPACVIQAFLIHVYGTGNLLILTAMAYDRYIAICCPLRYNTIMSPNNLIKILVIIWLLNLSLMGTLIAMLSRFKLCRTHIVDLYCNNPSLLKLVCGDTRVNNYFGLFTIAIIQGGPLVVILYTYGQILRTCVMNSQPDARRKAIQTCGTHLVVCLILEINTFVTLIAHRIDSVSPFMRRALGVSVLVFPPFFDPIIYGLKTAELKESIKMLLRRNIGATKPF
- the LOC117825985 gene encoding olfactory receptor 13H1-like produces the protein MKSNMTVSGEILEIQGFSISPEFTYPLFFLLLFVYFSLLFSNIGVLVLIITEKSLHQPMYILFCNLSVNDLIGNTVLLPQLMAHIISTERFVTYRQCAIQAFFSHTFGSASHMILVIMAIDRYVAICHPLRYSSIMTTKTVIGLSATAWGVSLILVSVLIGLTVRLSRCRSLIQNAYCDNASLFKLSCDDVSINNIYGLFFTVLLFSCSMGGIIVTYFRIALVCWISKNKELNNRALQTCASHLVLYLIMLWSGSLTIILHRFPDYPDLRKIAYILFHVVPANLNPVIYGMQTRSLRTKIFQLLERKVTST